In Primulina eburnea isolate SZY01 chromosome 14, ASM2296580v1, whole genome shotgun sequence, the following proteins share a genomic window:
- the LOC140811194 gene encoding uncharacterized protein, with protein MSVVEYTSQFNALGSYAPAIMADEVLKLHRFKKGLNSRIQSALAVYQPANFSDLMGAAIRAETDIRRREGENKNKRPLNSQPSQRRPVFKRPNQSGGHPSGKFPAKNYQGLKPCSTCGFKHSGECRRASVECFGCGKAGHQIAECPTAANRPAGTNRGTGPNTGAGPSKPKEDKPNARIFAMTQEEADDATEVVSGTILIQSVPAYALFDCGATHSFMSKRFAKKLGRRRDKLTEPFRIATPTSRAIETDEIFRDCKISINNQTFSADLIRLIMVDFDVILGMDWLARNSAIVDCKGKRVKLLTTEQEEVVFHGKSKERKLLLSAAQAWKAMKSGEDIYLAMVSEAKEEVELNLEDIPVVRDFPDVFPEELSGTVPDREVEFEINLVPGAAPISKAPYRMAPAELKELKEQLQELLDKRQIRPSTPLPRIDDLFDQLKGAAVFSKLDLRTGYHQLKVRAEDIPKTAFRTRYGHYEFTVMPFGLTNAPAAFMDLMNRVFKPFLDQFIVVFIDDILVYSPDEASHEEHLHLALQILRENKLYAKFSKCEFWLRRFSSIAVPLTKLTQKNSKFTWSEDCEKSFQTLKEKLASTPVLILPEENKDFTIYSDASKDGLGCVLMQEGRVIAYASRLLKPHEQNYPSHDLELAAKELNMRQRRWIELLKDYDLTISYHPGKANKVADALSRKGPGKITLASLSSQPCLQETVKLNQDRDPALTKLKEQVREGKSQDHQIDDKGVLWMKGRLCVPDSDNLRQEIMAEVHKSKFSVHPGSTKMYRDLKNSFWWNGMKRDVAEFISRCQRSEVRLAFLEELSRGRGNESDPKYGLSSSNRRTNREDHTNFRGYAAGMRS; from the exons ATGTCAGTGGTGGAATATACTTCTCAATTCAATGCCCTCGGGTCTTATGCTCCAGCAATCATGGCAGACGAAGTTCTGAAATTGCACCGTTTTAAGAAGGGGTTGAACAGCAGGATTCAGTCAGCTCTAGCAGTCTACCAACCTGCAAATTTCTCAGACCTGATGGGTGCGGCTATCCGAGCCGAAACTGATATTCGTCGAAGAGAAGGGGAAAACAAGAACAAACGACCCCTTAACAGCCAGCCTTCTCAACGGAGACCAGTGTTCAAAAGGCCCAATCAGTCGGGTGGACATCCCTCAGGGAAATTCCCCGCCAAAAACTACCAAGGACTCAAGCCATGCTCAACATGTGGCTTCAAGCACTCTGGGGAATGCCGAAGGGCAAGCGTTGAGTGTTTTGGATGTGGGAAAGCGGGGCACCAAATTGCAGAATGTCCTACAGCTGCCAACCGACCAGCAGGGACAAACAGAGGAACTGGGCCAAATACTGGAGCAGGCCCTAGTAAACCAAAGGAGGACAAACCCAACGCTAGGATATTTGCCATGACGCAGGAAGAGGCTGACGACGCAACTGAAGTCGTGTCAGGTACCATTCTAATTCAATCAGTACCTGCCTATGCATTATTTGATTGCGGTGCTACCCATTCCTTtatgtctaagagatttgctAAGAAGTTAGGACGTAGGCGTGATAAGCTAACTGAACCTTTCCGAATAGCCACACCTACGAGTAGAGCTATAGAAACTGATGAGATTTTCAGAGACTGTAAAATCAGTATCAATAATCAGACTTTTAGCGCCGACTTGATACGGTTGATCATGGTCGATTTCGACGTAATCTTAGGAATGGATTGGTTGGCAAGAAACAGTGCAATAGTAGATTGTAAAGGGAAGAGAGTTAAACTCCTAACCACAGAGCAGGAGGAAGTTGTGTTTCATGGTAAATCCAAGGAACGGAAGTTGCTACTTTCCGCAGCTCAAGCCTGGAAGGCCATGAAATCCGGAGAAGACATCTACCTAGCAATGGTCAGTGAGGCAAAAGAAGAAGTCGAACTGAATCTGGAGGACATCCCAGTAGTGAGAGATTTCCCAGATGTTTTCCCAGAAGAACTCTCAGGGACGGTCCCGGACCGCGAAGTGGAGTTTGAAATCAACCTGGTTCCCGGtgcggcaccaatctctaaggcaccgtacagaatggcaccagccgAACTCAAGGAGTTAAAGGAACAGctccaagaattgctagatAAAAGGCAGATTCGACcaa GTACCCCCTTACCTCGGATAGACGATCTGTTCGATCAGCTTAAAGGAGCCGCCGTCTTTTCTAAACTCGATCTCAGGACAGGATATCACCAATTGAAGGTCAGGGCTGAAGACATTCCCAAGACAGCCTTTCGaaccagatatgggcactatgaatTCACAGTGATGCCCTTTGGTCTGACCAACGCACCAGCAGCATTCATGGACCTTATGAACAGAGTGTTCAAGCCATTCCTGGATCAGTTCATAGTGgtattcatcgatgatattctcgTCTATTCTCCTGACGAGGCGAGCCACGAAGAGCACCTTCACCTTGCTCTGCAAATCTTAAGAGAGAATAAGCTCTATGCTAAGTTtagcaagtgtgaattctggctgagaa GGTTCTCCTCGATAGCCGTGCCACTGACGAAGCTCACacagaaaaattcaaaattcaccTGGAGTGAGGATTGCGAGAAAAGTTTCCAGACGCTGAAAGAGAAACTCGCATCCACACCAGTGCTGATCTTGCCAGAAGAGAATAAAGATTTCACGATTTACAGTGACGCCTCTAAGGACGGTCTAGGATGCGTACTCATGCAAGAAGGAAGAGTGATCGCCTATGCGTCAAGACTGTTGAAACCGCACGAGCAGAATTATCCTAGTCATGACCTGGAACTAGCAGCG AAGGAACTTAACATGAGGCAAAGGCGATGGATCGAGCTCctgaaggactatgacttgaCCATAAGTTACCATCCGGGTAAAGCAAACAAGGTGGCTGATGCGCTAAGTCGAAAGGGCCCAGGCAAGATAACTCTAGCGTCCCTCTCTTCCCAGCCATGTCTGCAGGAGACCGTCAAGTTAAACCAAGATCGAGACCCGGCACTGACTAAACTTAAGGAGCAAGTCAGAGAAGGGAAGTCTCAGGATCATCAGATTGACGACAAGGGAGTCTTGTGGATGAAGGGACGACTGTGTGTGCCCGACAGTGACAACCTTCGCCAAGAGATAATGGCAGAGGTGCACAAGTCAAAATTCTCAgtccatccaggcagtacgaaaatGTACAGGGACCTCAAGAACAGTTTCTGGTGGAATGGCATGAAAAGAGATGTAGCTGAATTCATCTCCAGATGTCAG AGATCCGAGGTTCGTCTCGcgtttttggaagagctttcaagaGGCCGTGGGAACGAAAGTGACCCTAAGtacggcctatcatcctcaaaccgacGGACAAACAGAGAGGACCATAcaaactttagaggatatgctgcgGGCATGCGCTCTTGA